One Deinococcus roseus DNA window includes the following coding sequences:
- the nuoL gene encoding NADH-quinone oxidoreductase subunit L: MPLYLMPLIPFVGFLILITFGGRVFKGSSGGWIGSLAVLGAFVVAASNYMGLDKAIHEQYFTWLPYLDEGKDLKVGFYLDQVSSLMTLVITGVGFLIHVFSIGYMQDDPRYTRFFAFLNFFVALMLILVLGDSYPLMFVGWEGVGTASFLLIGFWYNKRDYANAARKAFIMNRIGDLGFMLAMFLLYKNFGTLVIPDLAEKVEGLSAVLPALELVGLFLLLGAAGKSGQIPLTTWLPDAMAGPTPVSALIHAATMVTAGVYLIARSYFLYEKAPVAHEWVAWVGALTALYGALSAINQYDIKKILAYSTVSQIGYMILAVGVGAYWAGMFHLVMHAFFKALLFLTAGSVIHGCHHEQDVRQMGGLAKKMPLTHAVGVVGWLSIAGIPIFSGFFSKDAILTSAFEHNVWMYGIGLFVALLTAFYMTRWYVLVFRGEYRGHAHPHESGPIMTFPLIALAALSTLGGFLGLPHIFQLGENRLAGYLGKVLPAEHSTLSESTEWTLIAVAVGTAALGIIIGFTLYRQKRIEKLGSFENASLQALYVNSLYDSIFGAPARGLARGLDAMDRGVEGGLEATARVSTEPGGWLTHLQSGYVRAYASLMLVGTAALLVYLAVRVLGGLQ, translated from the coding sequence ATGCCACTTTATCTGATGCCCCTCATTCCCTTTGTGGGATTTCTGATCCTGATCACCTTCGGAGGCCGGGTCTTTAAAGGATCTTCCGGTGGCTGGATCGGATCGCTGGCGGTGCTGGGTGCCTTTGTGGTGGCGGCCAGCAACTACATGGGCCTGGACAAAGCCATTCACGAGCAGTACTTCACCTGGCTTCCCTACCTGGACGAAGGCAAAGACCTGAAAGTCGGGTTCTACCTCGATCAGGTCTCCAGCCTGATGACCCTGGTGATCACCGGTGTGGGTTTCCTGATCCACGTGTTCTCCATCGGATACATGCAGGACGACCCAAGATACACCCGCTTCTTTGCTTTCCTGAATTTCTTCGTGGCCCTGATGCTGATTCTGGTGCTGGGAGACTCTTACCCCCTGATGTTCGTGGGCTGGGAAGGCGTGGGCACCGCGTCCTTCCTCCTGATTGGCTTCTGGTACAACAAGCGGGATTACGCCAACGCCGCCCGCAAAGCCTTCATCATGAACCGCATTGGAGACCTGGGTTTCATGCTGGCGATGTTCCTGCTCTACAAGAACTTCGGAACCCTGGTGATCCCTGACCTCGCTGAAAAAGTGGAAGGCCTGAGCGCCGTGCTTCCTGCACTGGAACTGGTGGGACTCTTCCTGCTGCTGGGTGCGGCTGGCAAAAGCGGTCAGATTCCCCTCACCACCTGGCTTCCTGATGCCATGGCAGGCCCTACACCGGTGTCTGCCCTGATCCACGCGGCGACCATGGTGACCGCTGGGGTGTACCTGATTGCCCGCAGCTACTTCCTCTATGAAAAAGCCCCTGTAGCCCACGAATGGGTCGCCTGGGTGGGTGCACTGACGGCCCTGTATGGTGCTCTGTCTGCCATCAACCAGTACGACATCAAGAAGATTCTGGCCTACTCCACGGTGTCCCAGATCGGCTACATGATTCTGGCCGTTGGAGTCGGGGCTTACTGGGCAGGCATGTTTCACCTGGTGATGCATGCTTTCTTCAAGGCCCTGCTGTTCCTCACGGCAGGCAGCGTCATTCACGGTTGCCACCACGAGCAGGATGTGCGCCAGATGGGTGGCCTTGCCAAGAAAATGCCCCTCACCCATGCGGTGGGCGTGGTGGGCTGGCTCTCCATTGCCGGAATTCCCATCTTCTCGGGCTTTTTCTCCAAAGATGCCATCCTGACCAGCGCTTTCGAGCACAACGTCTGGATGTACGGCATTGGGCTTTTTGTGGCCCTGCTGACCGCCTTCTACATGACCCGCTGGTACGTGCTGGTGTTCCGGGGTGAATACCGTGGACACGCCCATCCCCACGAATCCGGTCCCATCATGACCTTCCCCCTGATCGCCCTGGCTGCCCTTTCCACCCTTGGCGGATTCCTCGGGTTGCCCCACATCTTCCAGCTGGGTGAAAACCGACTGGCAGGATACCTGGGCAAGGTGCTTCCTGCAGAACACTCCACCCTCTCGGAAAGCACCGAATGGACCCTGATTGCTGTGGCGGTGGGCACTGCTGCGCTCGGCATCATCATTGGGTTCACGCTGTATCGCCAGAAACGCATCGAGAAACTGGGCAGCTTTGAAAACGCCAGTTTGCAGGCCCTCTATGTGAACTCCCTTTATGACAGCATCTTTGGTGCACCTGCCAGAGGTCTGGCCCGTGGGCTGGATGCCATGGATAGGGGTGTGGAAGGCGGTCTGGAAGCCACGGCCCGTGTCTCCACCGAGCCCGGTGGCTGGCTGACCCACCTGCAGAGCGGTTATGTGCGTGCATACGCCAGCCTGATGCTGGTTGGCACCGCAGCCCTGCTGGTTTACCTTGCAGTGCGCGTTCTGGGAGGTCTGCAATGA
- the nuoK gene encoding NADH-quinone oxidoreductase subunit NuoK, translating into MDSVTPYLMLSGILFSLGLIGALTRRTAILVFLSVELMLNAANLALVAFAQAWGDLVAQSAVFIVMTLAAAEVAIGLAIIVTIFRKRVSTNVDTLAELKG; encoded by the coding sequence ATGGACTCTGTCACCCCGTACCTGATGCTCTCTGGAATTCTGTTCAGCCTGGGCCTGATTGGAGCCCTGACCCGCCGCACCGCCATTCTGGTGTTTCTGAGCGTGGAACTGATGCTGAACGCCGCCAACCTTGCGCTGGTGGCTTTTGCGCAGGCCTGGGGGGATCTGGTTGCCCAGTCTGCGGTTTTCATTGTCATGACACTTGCTGCCGCCGAAGTCGCGATTGGTCTGGCGATCATTGTGACCATTTTCCGTAAGCGGGTCTCCACCAACGTGGACACCCTGGCTGAACTCAAAGGGTGA
- a CDS encoding NADH-quinone oxidoreductase subunit J family protein gives MTFIFVTFALMAILGGCLTILGRNAVHAALGLVACLISVAGLYVTLNAHFLAAVQVIVYAGAIMVLFLFVIMLLNAAKPVTEENPVPFVTEVAGVAACLVIFAMVIIMNSFKAPAIPEAAAKLQSGAPGPIGEVLFTKFLLPFEAVSILLLVAVVGSVALVKRPEQQQDNLPDGELVGSFEGERQEVKA, from the coding sequence ATGACCTTCATCTTCGTGACCTTCGCCCTGATGGCCATTCTGGGAGGCTGCCTCACCATTCTGGGCAGAAATGCTGTTCACGCGGCCCTCGGACTGGTCGCCTGCCTGATCAGTGTGGCCGGGCTGTACGTGACCCTGAATGCACACTTCCTGGCTGCAGTGCAGGTGATCGTGTACGCCGGGGCCATCATGGTGCTGTTTTTGTTCGTGATCATGCTCTTGAATGCGGCCAAACCCGTCACCGAAGAAAACCCTGTCCCCTTCGTGACCGAAGTGGCCGGGGTGGCGGCCTGTCTGGTGATCTTCGCCATGGTGATCATCATGAATTCCTTCAAGGCCCCCGCCATTCCTGAAGCAGCGGCAAAATTGCAAAGCGGTGCTCCCGGTCCCATCGGGGAAGTGCTGTTCACCAAATTCCTGCTGCCCTTTGAAGCAGTGTCCATCCTGCTGCTGGTGGCCGTGGTGGGTTCCGTTGCCCTGGTCAAGCGCCCGGAGCAGCAACAGGACAACCTGCCAGATGGCGAACTGGTCGGCTCTTTTGAAGGAGAGCGCCAGGAGGTGAAGGCCTGA